One Meles meles chromosome 13, mMelMel3.1 paternal haplotype, whole genome shotgun sequence DNA segment encodes these proteins:
- the NEUROG3 gene encoding neurogenin-3, whose protein sequence is MTPHPLGAPAVQVTQETEQSFQGFFDDEVTCVASAPTSPARVRGNCADQEGGGSRGASRKLRTRRGGRSRPKSELALSKQRRSRRKKANDRERNRMHNLNSALDALRGVLPTFPDDAKLTKIETLRFAHNYIWALTQALRIADHSLYGLQPPTPPCEELGCQDGGSPGDWGSLYSPVSQAGSLSPAASLEERHGLQAPASPGGLRPSAVTLSDFL, encoded by the coding sequence ATGACGCCTCATCCCTTGGGTGCGCCAGCTGTCCAAGTGACCCAGGAGACAGAGCAGTCCTTCCAGGGCTTCTTCGACGACGAAGTGACCTGCGTGGCGTCGGCTCCGACCAGCCCGGCTCGCGTGCGGGGGAACTGCGCCGACCAGGAAGGGGGTGGTTCCCGAGGGGCCTCGAGGAAGCTCCGGACCAGACGCGGGGGGCGCAGCCGACCCAAGAGTGAGTTAGCTCTGAGCAAGCAGCGACGGAGCCGGCGCAAGAAGGCCAATGACCGCGAGCGCAATCGAATGCACAACCTCAACTCGGCCCTGGACGCGCTTCGCGGCGTCCTGCCCACCTTTCCCGACGACGCCAAGCTTACCAAGATCGAGACGCTCCGCTTCGCGCACAACTACATCTGGGCGCTGACGCAGGCGCTGCGCATAGCAGACCATAGCCTCTATGGGCTGCAGCCACCCACACCACCCTGCGAGGAGCTGGGCTGCCAGGACGGCGGCTCCCCGGGAGACTGGGGCTCCCTCTACTCCCCGGTCTCCCAGGCTGGCAGCCTGAGCCCCGCCGCCTCGCTGGAGGAGCGTCACGGGCTGCAGGCGCCTGCCTCTCCTGGCGGTCTGCGCCCCAGCGCCGTAACTCTTTCAGACTTCCTATGA